In Cololabis saira isolate AMF1-May2022 chromosome 10, fColSai1.1, whole genome shotgun sequence, a single window of DNA contains:
- the LOC133451808 gene encoding immunoglobulin lambda-1 light chain-like encodes MLFLPAAALCCLCSALVAMAAELVQDDVTLTRRVGQSVSFSCGTDQCDSNYILWYQKKEMESFRLILIIFSTGGINSDFNHPQKADFSAENTQNGCLLKLNRVKLDHSATYYCSCVKADAHRYTYFIFGPGSKLYVTDKQVVKPVVSVYPAASRVHLGGGSSLLCVASAMFPPGVRFSWKRQKKNGPLEDVPPAEGEQVELREPGRSASIMVVHRLHQDTYGYSCYVKHEGGTVEAQTQDPGSGVPAPADPGSGVPAPADPGSGVPAPADPGSGVPAPADPGSGFFQSECRVKLLCLLYTVLTLKSLLYCCGLSLLMVLRNKGPSTN; translated from the exons ATGCTTTTCCTCCCAGCTGCTGCTCTGTGCTGTCTGTGTTCAG cgctggttgccatggcagcaGAGCTGGTTCAGGACGATGTAACACTGACCAGGAGAGTTGGACAAAGTGTCTCCTTCAGCTGTGGAACTGATCAGTGTGATAGTAACTACATATTATGGtatcagaaaaaagaaatggaatcTTTCAGATTGATTCTTATTATTTTCAGTACCGGTGGAATTAATTCAGACTTCAATCATCCTCAGAAAGCAGATTTCTCAGCTGAAAATACACAGAACGGTTGTTTGTTGAAGCTAAACAGAGTTAAACTGGATCATTCAGCCACCTACTACTGCTCCTGTGTGAAGGCAGACGCCCACA GATACACGTACTTCATCTTTGGACCTGGAAGTAAACTGTATGTTACCG ATAAGCAGGTAGTGAAGCCCGTGGTGAGCGTGTACCCAGCAGCATCCAGAGTCCACCTGGGGGGGGGCAGCTCCCTGCTGTGTGTGGCCTCAGCCATGTTTCCTCCTGGGGTCCGGTTCTCCTGGAAAAGACAGAAGAAGAACGGCCCGCTGGAGGACGTCCCCCCTGCCGAGGGAGAGCAGGTGGAGCTCAGAGAGCCGGGACGCAGCGCCTCCATCATGGTGGTCCACCGCCTCCATCAGGACACGTACGGATACAGCTGCTACGTCAAGCACGAGGGCGGCACGGTGGAGGCCCAGACACAAG atccaggttcaggggttccagctccagcagatccaggttcaggggttccagctccagcagatccaggttcaggggttccagctccagcagatccaggttcaggggttccagctccagcagatccaggttCAGGGTTCTTCCAGTCTGAGTGCAGGGTGAAGCTGCTCTGCCTGCTGTACACAGTGCTGACCCTGAAGAGTCTGCTGTACTGCTGTGGACTCTCTCTGCTGATGGTCCTCAGGAACAAGGGGCCGTCCACCAACTGA
- the LOC133452165 gene encoding uncharacterized protein LOC133452165 encodes MSVKRKSDPQRGSGLDQDKDFGLDREEPEQLVLKQETETFTVTPTYQERDFSDPEPKPEQLHSQNSPSTENPDQDQRQSLDSGPAPDVETGPKRSLRNRSDGKVEQPSESQLGVKPQEGSPEETPRTKMLFLPAAALCCLCSALVAMAAELVQDDVTLTRRINRVKLDHSATYYCWCWTWDGNYYRIFGPGSKLYVTDEQVVKPVVSVYPAASRVHLGGGSSLLCVASAMFPPGVRFSWKRQKKNGPLEDVPPAEGEQVELREPGRSASIMVVHRLHQDTYRYSCYVKHEGGTVEAQTQELPAPAAPCPPEREPADLPAPADPGSGVPAPADPGSGVPAPADPGSGVPAPADPGSGVPAPADPGSGVPAPADPGSGVPAPADPGSEIFQSECRVKLLCLLYTVLTLKSLLYCCGLSLLMVLRNKGPSTN; translated from the exons atgtctGTGAAGAGGAAGAGTGATCCACAGAGGGGCTCCGGTCTGGACCAGGATAAGGACTTTGGTCTGGACCGGGAGGAACCAGAGCAGCTGGTTCTGAAGCAGGAGACTGAAACCTTCACGGTGACTCCCACTTACCAGGAAAGGGACTTCAGTGACCCAGAACCGAAACCTGAGCAGCTTCACTCTCAGAACTCTCCCTCAACCGAGAACCCAGATCAGGACCAACGCCAGAGTCTGGATTCAGGACCAGCTCCAGATGTGGAGACGGGTCCAAAGAGGAGTCTCAGAAACAGATCTGATGGTAAAGTAGAGCAGCCTTCTGAGTCACAGCTGGGGGTTAAACCGCAGGAGG GTTCACCAGAGGAAACACCACGGACCAAAATGCTTTTCCTCCCAGCTGCTGCTCTGTGCTGTCTGTGTTCAG cgctggttgccatggcagcaGAGCTGGTTCAGGACGATGTAACACTGACCAGGAGA ATAAACAGAGTTAAACTGGATCATTCAGCCACCTACTACTGCTGGTGTTGGA CGTGGGACGGAAACTATTACCGCATCTTTGGACCTGGAAGTAAACTGTACGTAACCG ATGAGCAGGTAGTGAAGCCCGTGGTGAGCGTGTACCCAGCAGCATCCAGAGTCCACCTGGGGGGGGGCAGCTCCCTGCTGTGTGTGGCCTCAGCCATGTTTCCTCCTGGGGTCCGGTTCTCCTGGAAAAGACAGAAGAAGAACGGCCCGCTGGAGGACGTCCCCCCTGCCGAGGGAGAGCAGGTGGAGCTCAGAGAGCCGGGACGCAGCGCCTCCATCATGGTGGTCCACCGCCTCCATCAGGACACGTACAGATACAGCTGCTACGTCAAGCACGAGGGCGGCACGGTGGAGGCCCAGACACAAG AgcttccagctccagcagcccCCTGTCCTCCAGAGAGAGAGCCAGCAGACCTgccagctccagcagatccaggttcaggggttccagctccagcagatccaggttcaggggttccagctccagcagatccaggttcaggggttccagctccagcagatccaggttcaggggttccagctccagcagatccaggttcaggggttccagctccagcagatccaggttcaggggttccagctccagcagatccaggttCAGAGATCTTCCAGTCTGAGTGCAGGGTGAAGCTGCTCTGCCTGCTGTACACAGTGCTGACCCTGAAGAGTCTGCTGTACTGCTGTGGACTCTCTCTGCTGATGGTCCTCAGGAACAAGGGGCCGTCCACCAACTGA